One Kitasatospora viridis genomic region harbors:
- a CDS encoding DUF1003 domain-containing protein: MGTDRPPQPVRMADERVGLNGAVAAALTRVVGSMPALYVALAVFAGWMALATWGPLHRIDPYPFGFLLFLDNVVQLVLCLAILVGQRVLGMAADERAVQTYESAEAIFERVADLQAHLDRHDRALGRGVSLLETSQHPWIQRHRVQRPPQALDQATGVNGRIAAWLTRRLGSMWAFYAAAVTQLLWIGLAELGVQRFDPYPFAFMSFLSTLAQLIFMIVIMVGQDVLGQAGDRRSEQTLLDAEAILHECRRMKDRMVAQDRLIDTLADYTSAQVTEQLAQAIYRGGLESGDGAGAGTAGRAVLPLRTWAELPTRLRQARRQQARRIGEHLAAIGCLMVPISEPAPPVAFTEQEALLLARLEYEGRAGGVSVVPGQRAGLPRYLVPWEELPDSARAAELVAVRRIPAVLAEIGFQVLRTGGGDGGAQERDFTPEEWATLGRSLLAAGVLVALAEGVADPEELFVLVKLLREAGVSHPRRFIRELAASSTFETGLRSDTRYADYADPALRTIREATGIVARVAPDEVDGFRVFLMEIATAVADANEEGGFFGLGARTRVPNELAAMAAVQAATELGTPQRESPSRAG, encoded by the coding sequence ATGGGGACCGATCGGCCGCCGCAGCCGGTGCGGATGGCGGACGAGCGGGTCGGGCTGAACGGGGCCGTCGCCGCCGCCCTGACCAGGGTGGTGGGGTCGATGCCCGCGCTCTACGTCGCGCTGGCGGTCTTCGCCGGGTGGATGGCGCTGGCCACCTGGGGGCCGCTGCACCGCATCGACCCCTACCCGTTCGGGTTCCTGCTGTTCCTGGACAACGTGGTCCAACTCGTGCTCTGCCTGGCGATCCTGGTCGGCCAGCGGGTGCTCGGCATGGCGGCCGACGAGCGGGCGGTGCAGACCTACGAGAGCGCCGAGGCGATCTTCGAGCGGGTCGCCGACCTCCAGGCGCACCTGGACCGCCACGACCGGGCGCTCGGCCGCGGGGTGAGCCTGCTGGAGACCAGCCAGCACCCGTGGATCCAGCGGCACCGGGTGCAGCGGCCGCCGCAGGCGCTCGACCAGGCGACCGGGGTCAACGGACGGATCGCCGCCTGGCTGACCCGGCGGCTGGGCAGCATGTGGGCGTTCTACGCCGCCGCCGTGACGCAGCTGCTCTGGATCGGCCTCGCGGAGCTGGGCGTCCAGCGCTTCGACCCGTACCCGTTCGCCTTCATGAGCTTCCTGTCCACGCTGGCCCAGCTGATCTTCATGATCGTGATCATGGTCGGCCAGGACGTGCTGGGCCAGGCCGGCGACCGCCGCTCGGAGCAGACCCTGCTCGACGCCGAGGCGATCCTGCACGAGTGCCGCCGGATGAAGGACCGCATGGTGGCGCAGGACCGCCTGATCGACACCCTCGCCGACTACACCAGCGCCCAGGTCACCGAGCAGCTGGCCCAGGCCATCTACCGCGGTGGTCTGGAGAGCGGCGACGGCGCCGGCGCGGGGACGGCCGGCCGGGCGGTCCTGCCGCTGCGCACCTGGGCCGAACTGCCCACCCGGCTGCGGCAGGCCAGGCGCCAGCAGGCCCGGCGGATCGGTGAGCACCTGGCTGCGATCGGCTGCCTGATGGTGCCGATCTCCGAGCCGGCGCCGCCGGTCGCGTTCACCGAGCAGGAGGCGCTGCTGCTGGCCCGGTTGGAGTACGAGGGCCGGGCGGGCGGGGTGTCGGTGGTGCCCGGCCAGCGGGCCGGCCTCCCCCGCTACCTGGTGCCCTGGGAGGAGTTGCCGGACTCGGCCCGGGCGGCGGAGCTGGTGGCCGTGCGGCGGATCCCGGCGGTGCTGGCCGAGATCGGCTTCCAGGTGCTGCGCACCGGCGGGGGCGACGGCGGGGCGCAGGAGCGGGACTTCACCCCCGAGGAGTGGGCGACTCTCGGCCGCTCCCTGCTGGCGGCGGGCGTGCTGGTCGCGCTGGCCGAGGGGGTCGCCGATCCGGAGGAGCTCTTCGTGCTGGTCAAGCTGCTGCGGGAGGCCGGGGTGAGCCACCCCAGGCGTTTCATCCGCGAGCTGGCGGCGTCGTCGACCTTCGAGACCGGGCTGCGCTCCGACACCAGGTACGCCGACTACGCGGACCCGGCGCTGCGCACGATCCGCGAGGCCACCGGGATCGTCGCCCGGGTGGCGCCCGACGAGGTGGACGGGTTCCGGGTCTTCCTGATGGAGATCGCCACCGCCGTGGCCGACGCCAACGAGGAGGGCGGCTTCTTCGGCCTGGGCGCCCGGACCCGGGTGCCCAACGAGCTCGCGGCCATGGCGGCGGTCCAGGCGGCGACCGAACTCGGCACGCCGCAGCGGGAGTCCCCGAGCCGGGCGGGATGA
- a CDS encoding serine/threonine-protein kinase, with protein sequence MKALQDGDPRRVGPYELVAVLGSGGMGKVYLGQRDGVSVAVKVINEELAHDADFLARFRREVAATRAVSGPYVAAVVDHDVDAEQPWLATEFVPGPSLHAVIAEHGPLGVVPVRALGARLAEALAAIHAAGLVHRDVKPGNILLGPDGPRLIDFGVARGAAVTTLTQTGVLLGTPQFMAPEQLQGRGRVGPKADVFALGLVLAFAATGQHPFGQTDSFGFGFRIVYEEPDLEAVPAELLGAVQRCLAKDPEERIGTEELGEALGLGEATLDLSGVTSLRRFAHPPTLPVTVPVPAGPGSGGAVSRRRPVLIALAAVVVAGLVVTAVLGLDGRTPANTQGLRGPSGSPSGASASAAPSGSASGAGAVPSAVAPSSAPAAPSSAPPSSAAPSSAPPPNSAPAAPVTSAAPAGGGGVSKPASGSGGGSAGGTSGGGARGTGGGSGSSGGGTSGGSGGGGSSGGSSGTGGGTSGGTSGGTSGGSSGGGGAGGGTSGGGAPTPAPPQGSPPAAMPGFDARYNEACFGYCASMPLTLTWNTVANATRYDIQYDNQTSKVSNVYSSGGTSYVITGPASGDHICVAMRAANQFGASAWTQSGCFDTPY encoded by the coding sequence GTGAAGGCGCTCCAGGACGGCGATCCCCGGCGGGTCGGGCCGTACGAGCTGGTCGCCGTGCTCGGCTCGGGCGGGATGGGCAAGGTCTACCTGGGGCAGCGCGACGGCGTCTCGGTCGCGGTCAAGGTGATCAACGAGGAGCTGGCGCACGACGCCGACTTCCTCGCCCGGTTCCGCCGCGAGGTGGCCGCGACGCGGGCGGTGTCGGGCCCGTACGTGGCCGCCGTGGTGGACCACGACGTCGACGCAGAACAGCCCTGGCTGGCGACCGAGTTCGTGCCCGGCCCCTCGCTGCACGCGGTGATCGCCGAGCACGGCCCGCTGGGCGTGGTGCCGGTGCGGGCCTTGGGGGCGCGGCTGGCCGAGGCGCTGGCCGCGATCCACGCGGCCGGGCTGGTCCACCGCGACGTGAAGCCCGGCAACATCCTGCTGGGTCCGGACGGGCCCAGGCTGATCGACTTCGGGGTCGCGCGGGGCGCGGCGGTGACCACCCTGACCCAGACCGGGGTGCTGCTGGGCACGCCGCAGTTCATGGCGCCGGAGCAGTTGCAGGGGCGCGGCCGGGTCGGGCCGAAGGCCGACGTGTTCGCGCTCGGGCTGGTGCTCGCGTTCGCGGCGACCGGCCAGCACCCGTTCGGGCAGACCGACTCCTTCGGCTTCGGGTTCCGGATCGTGTACGAGGAGCCGGACCTTGAGGCGGTGCCGGCCGAGTTGCTCGGCGCCGTCCAGCGCTGCCTGGCGAAGGATCCCGAGGAGCGGATCGGTACCGAGGAGCTCGGCGAGGCGCTGGGCCTGGGCGAGGCGACGCTCGACCTGAGCGGGGTGACCAGCCTGCGGCGGTTCGCCCATCCGCCGACGCTGCCGGTCACGGTGCCGGTGCCGGCGGGGCCGGGGAGCGGCGGCGCCGTGTCGCGCCGCCGGCCGGTGCTGATCGCGCTGGCGGCGGTGGTGGTGGCCGGCCTGGTGGTGACGGCGGTGCTGGGACTGGACGGGCGCACCCCGGCGAACACCCAGGGGCTGCGCGGTCCGAGCGGGAGCCCGTCGGGCGCCTCGGCGTCGGCGGCGCCGAGCGGGAGCGCGTCCGGTGCGGGAGCGGTGCCGTCCGCCGTCGCGCCCTCGTCCGCGCCTGCCGCGCCGTCGTCGGCGCCGCCGTCGTCAGCGGCACCGTCCTCGGCACCGCCGCCGAACAGCGCGCCGGCCGCGCCGGTGACCTCGGCCGCTCCGGCCGGGGGCGGCGGCGTGTCGAAGCCGGCGAGCGGCTCCGGGGGCGGCAGCGCGGGCGGCACCTCGGGCGGGGGCGCGCGCGGCACCGGCGGCGGGTCGGGCTCCTCGGGCGGGGGCACGAGCGGCGGTTCCGGCGGGGGCGGCAGCTCGGGGGGCTCCTCGGGCACGGGCGGCGGCACGTCGGGCGGTACTTCCGGCGGCACCAGCGGCGGCTCCAGCGGCGGAGGCGGCGCAGGTGGCGGTACGTCAGGCGGTGGCGCGCCGACCCCCGCCCCGCCGCAGGGTTCCCCGCCGGCGGCCATGCCCGGGTTCGACGCGCGGTACAACGAGGCGTGCTTCGGCTACTGCGCCTCGATGCCGCTGACGCTGACCTGGAACACGGTGGCGAACGCGACCCGCTACGACATCCAGTACGACAACCAGACCTCGAAGGTGAGCAACGTCTACTCGTCCGGCGGGACCAGCTACGTGATCACCGGTCCGGCCTCCGGCGACCACATCTGCGTGGCGATGCGGGCGGCCAACCAGTTCGGGGCCTCGGCCTGGACCCAGAGCGGCTGTTTCGACACGCCGTACTGA
- a CDS encoding VOC family protein: MIRKLQMVALDCADPVRLAQFYADLLGGRVEPDPDEPGWIEVHGFEGTPLACQRVDGYQPPEWPGQGRPQQLHLDFDVDDLDGEEERALALGATLLERTDQVRPGANWRVYADPAGHPFCLCVH; the protein is encoded by the coding sequence ATGATTCGGAAGCTGCAGATGGTCGCGCTGGACTGCGCCGACCCGGTACGGCTCGCGCAGTTCTACGCGGACCTGCTCGGCGGCCGGGTGGAGCCGGACCCGGACGAGCCGGGGTGGATCGAGGTGCACGGGTTCGAGGGCACGCCGCTGGCCTGCCAGCGGGTGGACGGCTACCAGCCGCCCGAGTGGCCCGGCCAGGGGCGCCCGCAGCAGCTCCACCTGGACTTCGACGTGGACGACCTCGACGGCGAGGAGGAGCGGGCGCTCGCGCTCGGCGCGACCCTGCTGGAGCGGACCGACCAGGTGCGCCCGGGCGCCAACTGGCGGGTCTACGCGGACCCGGCCGGCCATCCGTTCTGCCTCTGCGTGCACTGA
- a CDS encoding cold-shock protein, protein MSDRASGVVKWFNQARGYGYIDADDGSEVRVAKEALDDFPFLTEGLRVTYLPVADADGSVHAEHVRVVE, encoded by the coding sequence ATGAGCGATCGGGCCAGCGGCGTGGTCAAGTGGTTCAACCAGGCCAGGGGCTACGGGTACATCGACGCGGACGACGGCAGCGAGGTGCGGGTCGCGAAGGAGGCCCTCGACGACTTCCCGTTCCTCACCGAAGGCCTGAGGGTCACTTACCTGCCCGTCGCGGACGCCGACGGCTCCGTGCACGCGGAGCACGTCCGGGTCGTGGAGTAG